In Besnoitia besnoiti strain Bb-Ger1 chromosome IX, whole genome shotgun sequence, a single genomic region encodes these proteins:
- a CDS encoding hypothetical protein (encoded by transcript BESB_013710) → MEETPPLHVERDSSTSCTRHVADASIFSASPSSSSPDVSHGSVPLEDDSAYTVDTKAMRYMPVSAFFKVGLHHLVTSFSAEEAETASSSPSSFSELASSSVHSYKNLGERFREASEQEEVSRVTDREAGGVGGVGAVGEVTRSARREDADAEARSLAGRKKPDYHPIQAAFFDFLRAVNWMSGEGELQGGRGATEEEKEAPAGDALSGILSMQQLALVDAGVYVRPTLSELLAELEDNQQMNKMKRRCEAIDAEVTRLLDSQRKTRDKADSGSQPTHVSPLSRSSAGSDASSLIRLAAISAEAARLREEKAQLRKHMHELRRFAGDIWFMEGLDPACDAVSLERFISLFCSDERAASQVRAAEKLFQLCQRATREGGDGARIDFETMLHELPTRAFEVMFVVREMKKKSRQSFRYSWI, encoded by the coding sequence ATGGAGGAGACACCGCCGCTCCACGTGGAGCGAGACAGCTCAACCAGCTGCACGCGTCATGTCGCCGACGCTAGCATTTTTTCTGCTTcaccttcctcttcttctcccgaTGTTTCGCACGGAAGCGTTCCTCTTGAAGACGACTCTGCATACACCGTTGACACGAAGGCAATGCGCTACATGCCGGTTTCCGCGTTTTTCAAAGTTGGACTGCATCACCTCGTTACCTCGTTTTCTGCCGAAGAGGCTGAGacagcttcttcttcgccctcttcgtttTCAGAGCTTGCCTCCTCTTCAGTCCACTCCTACAAGAACTTGGGTGAGAGGTTTCGAGAGGCCTCTGAACAGGAAGAAGTGTCGAGAGTGACGGACAGAGAGGCGGGTGGGGTTGGGGGTGTCGGGGCCGTTGGGGAGGTGACCAGATCCGCGAGGCGTGAGGATGCTGATGCAGAAGCGAGGAGCCTTGCTGGCAGAAAAAAGCCCGACTATCATCCGATCCAAGCCGCTTTCTTCGATTTTCTGCGGGCAGTCAACTGGATGTCTGGAGAAGGCGAATTGCAGGGAGGACGGGGAGCcacggaggaagaaaaggaagcgCCAGCGGGGGACGCTCTCAGCGGGATTCTCTCTatgcagcagctggcgctcGTGGACGCAGGAGTCTATGTGCGTCCGACGCTCTCGGAGCTGCTAGCGGAGCTCGAGGACAACCAGCAGATGAACAAAATGAAGCGGCGCTGTGAAGCGATCGACGCGGAAGTGACGCGTCTCCTCGACTCGCAGAGAAAAACCCGAGACAAAGCTGACAGCGGGTCGCAGCCGACGCACGTGTCTCCCTTGTCCCGCTCGTCTGCGGGCTCGGATGCTTCGTCGCTGATTCGCCTCGCAGCGATATctgcggaagcggcgcgccttcgcgaggagaaggcgcagctgcgcaagcACATGCACGAGCTTCGGCGGTTCGCCGGCGATATCTGGTTTATGGAGGGACTCGACCCTGCATGTGACGCCGTGTCTCTGGAGCGCTTCATCTCGCTCTTCTGCTCAGACGaacgcgcggcctcgcaggtgcgcgccgcggagaaacTCTTCCAGCTCTGtcagcgagcgacgcgagagggaggagacgggGCCAGAATTGACTTCGAAACCATGCTCCACGAGCTCCCCACGCGAGCATTTGAAGTCATGTTCGTCGTCAgggagatgaagaagaagtcGCGACAGTCCTTCCGATACTCTTGGATCTAG